The following proteins are co-located in the Bacillus pumilus genome:
- the rnpA gene encoding ribonuclease P protein component, translated as MKKRNRLKKNEEFQKVFKKGQSMANRQFVIYQLDQPNQDELRLGLSVSKKIGNAVIRNRIKRLIRQVFLEEGHKLKQEKDYIVIARKPASELTFEETKKSLQHLFRKSAVYQQQPKKSS; from the coding sequence ATGAAGAAGCGAAACAGGCTAAAAAAAAATGAAGAGTTTCAAAAAGTGTTCAAAAAAGGTCAATCAATGGCTAATCGCCAATTCGTTATTTACCAGCTGGATCAACCAAATCAAGATGAACTGCGTTTAGGATTGTCTGTCAGTAAGAAGATTGGTAATGCAGTGATAAGAAATCGAATTAAACGACTGATCCGCCAGGTGTTTTTAGAGGAAGGTCATAAGTTAAAGCAAGAAAAAGATTATATTGTCATTGCACGAAAACCAGCGAGTGAATTAACCTTTGAGGAAACAAAGAAATCTCTCCAACATTTATTTAGAAAATCCGCTGTTTATCAACAACAACCGAAAAAGTCTTCGTAA